In one Nostoc sp. KVJ3 genomic region, the following are encoded:
- the csx10 gene encoding CRISPR-associated RAMP protein Csx10 — protein MKRIELTITALSPLAIGRQKPGGSINEVEQYIPGSVLRGAIAKYILHRAGMELENLAANGGDFAELFLEENPAIFQNAYPAVAKVGSKYQILNNTIKVLPATAVSSKANPGFLHKGHGVFDTLIDSFCAEQFNHPYDPSSLKALEDGVDPRVEAYNSLYSKHDQHYCTHTATSRLLTRVGINRYRATSSDDILYSIEVLNEAFSTLNKGKNKEWSNYVYRGYVNVPDNSLGKKLTNFINDNSEVFRLGGSVSRGLGKVKITAKEIPLPDDIPSRIDAFNQALQIRWQHWSDAFGEPNPMSNTLTESLRDRTFFTLNLHSDAILTEDWQRTTVISREMFKEFAVVEDPSLQLHTAYSSYSYSSGWNSAWGLMKDVELVTNKGSVYLFSTQNRQMWEDALSNLEWRGVGDRTSEGFGQVEICNEFHQIFRECAV, from the coding sequence ATGAAGCGAATTGAACTGACCATCACAGCATTATCACCCTTGGCAATTGGTCGGCAAAAACCAGGTGGTTCTATCAACGAGGTCGAACAATACATTCCAGGTTCGGTGTTGCGTGGTGCGATCGCTAAATATATCCTACACCGTGCTGGAATGGAACTCGAAAATCTAGCAGCGAATGGCGGTGACTTTGCAGAGTTATTTTTGGAAGAAAACCCAGCCATCTTTCAAAATGCTTACCCCGCAGTTGCTAAAGTAGGCAGTAAGTATCAAATACTAAATAATACTATCAAAGTTTTACCCGCAACTGCTGTTAGTTCTAAAGCAAATCCAGGCTTTTTACATAAAGGGCATGGTGTATTTGATACATTAATTGATTCGTTTTGCGCTGAACAATTTAACCATCCCTATGACCCCAGTAGTTTGAAAGCATTAGAAGACGGGGTAGACCCGCGAGTTGAAGCCTACAATTCCTTGTATAGCAAACATGACCAGCATTACTGCACCCATACTGCTACAAGTCGTCTGTTAACGCGGGTTGGCATCAATCGTTATCGTGCTACATCTAGTGATGATATTTTATACAGTATTGAGGTTCTGAATGAAGCGTTTTCCACTTTAAATAAGGGCAAAAATAAAGAATGGAGTAACTACGTCTATCGTGGTTATGTTAACGTTCCTGATAACTCGTTAGGCAAAAAACTCACTAATTTTATCAACGATAATTCTGAAGTTTTTCGGCTCGGTGGTTCAGTATCGCGAGGGTTGGGTAAAGTCAAAATTACTGCCAAAGAAATTCCACTTCCTGATGATATTCCTAGTCGCATTGATGCATTTAATCAAGCGTTGCAGATACGCTGGCAACATTGGTCTGATGCATTTGGCGAACCTAACCCAATGAGCAATACTCTTACAGAGTCACTTCGCGATCGCACTTTTTTTACACTCAACTTGCACTCAGATGCAATTTTGACTGAAGATTGGCAGCGTACCACAGTAATTTCACGAGAAATGTTCAAGGAGTTTGCGGTTGTAGAAGACCCTAGCTTACAACTCCACACTGCTTATAGTAGTTACAGTTACAGTTCGGGTTGGAATAGCGCTTGGGGTTTGATGAAAGATGTTGAACTTGTAACTAATAAAGGGTCAGTTTATTTATTTAGTACTCAAAATCGGCAGATGTGGGAGGATGCACTCTCTAACTTAGAGTGGCGGGGTGTAGGCGATCGCACCAGCGAAGGGTTTGGACAGGTGGAAATTTGCAACGAGTTTCATCAAATATTTCGGGAGTGTGCAGTATGA
- a CDS encoding DUF29 domain-containing protein, whose protein sequence is MTITTNLKQLYETDEDLWLEETIKLLKQKQFNQLDLENLIEELISLGKRDLAKAKSLLRQIIIHILLLQYWQVEYEINYRHWIGEIKTFRYDLNNHLTTNLINKLQDDLENIYQTAVDFMKVKTDLTIFLEKCPYTLVQLLDDNYLP, encoded by the coding sequence ATGACAATTACTACCAACTTAAAACAACTTTATGAAACCGATGAAGATTTATGGTTAGAAGAAACTATTAAATTATTAAAGCAAAAACAGTTTAACCAACTTGATTTAGAAAATTTAATTGAGGAATTAATCAGTTTGGGAAAAAGAGATTTAGCTAAAGCCAAAAGTCTTTTAAGGCAAATTATTATTCATATATTATTACTCCAATATTGGCAGGTGGAATATGAAATAAACTATCGTCATTGGATTGGAGAAATTAAAACTTTTAGATATGACTTAAATAATCATTTAACGACGAATTTAATAAACAAGTTACAGGATGATTTAGAGAATATTTATCAAACTGCGGTTGATTTTATGAAAGTTAAAACCGATTTAACTATTTTTCTAGAAAAGTGTCCTTACACTCTTGTACAATTATTAGATGACAATTATTTACCTTAA
- the cas6 gene encoding CRISPR-associated endoribonuclease Cas6: protein MPRRSQEKPNIPPSPLTWPPDTELIGLEFELVPIKDCYLFPQYTIGLHAWFLQQVGSTDSELSAYLHDGESEKPFTISALNGEIISSGRQIQLSANTSYRWYVTALSNRVQQWMAQWVENLPEVLELKNAPLQIRSVKIAHPTTTYKQLLESELNETLALKFLSPTSFRRKGHHFPLPVPVNLFHSYLRRWNDFSGMSVDQDAFLAWVDDYILITRCQLTTAKVLAGKKGAVTGFTGAIELSLTRDAAKQPEFGQLFSALGKLAPYCGTGHKTTFGLGQTRLGWSSQVIQDIPDVQTVLAKRIEDLTQIFKARRKRTGGDRADEIASKWATILARREMGESLQVVAEDLEMPYETVKTYVKLARRALKSEE from the coding sequence ATGCCTCGACGCTCTCAAGAAAAGCCAAATATCCCTCCATCTCCGCTTACATGGCCGCCGGACACAGAGTTAATCGGCTTAGAATTTGAGTTAGTCCCCATAAAAGATTGTTACCTCTTCCCTCAGTACACTATTGGACTACATGCCTGGTTTCTCCAACAAGTGGGTTCCACAGACTCAGAACTTTCTGCTTACCTCCATGATGGAGAGTCAGAGAAACCTTTTACTATCTCAGCTTTAAATGGAGAGATTATCAGTAGCGGTAGACAAATACAACTATCTGCAAACACCTCCTATCGTTGGTATGTCACAGCTTTATCTAATCGAGTGCAACAGTGGATGGCGCAATGGGTAGAAAATTTGCCAGAGGTGCTGGAATTAAAAAATGCACCTTTGCAGATTCGTTCTGTCAAAATTGCCCATCCGACCACAACTTATAAGCAACTGCTAGAATCTGAGCTTAATGAGACTTTAGCTTTGAAATTTCTCAGTCCTACAAGTTTTCGCCGCAAAGGTCATCACTTTCCCTTACCAGTACCAGTGAATCTATTTCATAGCTACCTGCGGCGCTGGAATGACTTTTCAGGGATGTCTGTTGACCAGGATGCTTTTTTGGCTTGGGTAGATGATTATATATTGATTACTCGTTGCCAACTAACAACCGCGAAGGTTTTGGCGGGGAAAAAAGGCGCAGTCACAGGATTCACTGGGGCGATTGAGTTGAGTTTGACTAGGGACGCAGCCAAACAGCCAGAATTTGGGCAGTTATTTTCTGCTTTAGGGAAACTTGCACCTTACTGCGGTACTGGTCACAAAACTACTTTTGGCTTGGGACAAACACGTTTGGGTTGGTCATCTCAAGTTATCCAAGACATACCTGATGTGCAAACTGTCTTGGCGAAACGCATTGAAGATTTAACACAGATTTTTAAAGCACGACGCAAGCGGACGGGTGGCGATCGGGCGGATGAAATAGCCTCAAAATGGGCGACAATATTAGCACGGCGGGAAATGGGCGAGTCATTGCAGGTAGTGGCAGAAGATTTAGAGATGCCTTATGAAACGGTGAAGACTTATGTCAAGTTGGCACGACGCGCTTTGAAGAGTGAGGAGTAG
- the csx7 gene encoding CRISPR-associated RAMP protein Csx7: protein MFEIFKNRLQIIGILETVTALRISAGRSTEPIGSDLPVIKDALGRPLIPGSSFKGALRSRLESFLRGIHLDFAANPAQETDWSIPPDMMSEFKEQIKNLKPQEKEEELHNFIINKTDLVSSLFGSPWLASKFQIRDLTVSDPEENWFGQYQERDGVAIDRDTETAGDGKLYDFQVVPAGTPFIFRSVIENAEEWELGMLMIGLHQFQTEQVPLGGGRSRGLGVVKLIINDMNWVDVRNENYKRDKNYKPQTDPQKVKNYLKALIDSNPNPTSPYIDAQPLKKAWADTFINHLSSELHKRTNTTATSSNQNHA, encoded by the coding sequence ATGTTTGAAATCTTTAAGAATCGTCTACAAATTATCGGTATTCTCGAAACTGTTACAGCTTTAAGAATCAGTGCTGGACGTTCCACAGAACCAATAGGCTCGGATTTACCAGTTATCAAAGATGCTTTAGGTAGACCTCTAATACCAGGTTCGAGTTTCAAAGGTGCATTACGTTCACGACTGGAAAGTTTTTTGCGCGGAATTCATCTTGATTTTGCTGCCAACCCAGCCCAAGAAACAGATTGGTCAATTCCTCCAGATATGATGTCTGAATTTAAAGAGCAAATCAAAAATTTAAAGCCACAAGAGAAAGAGGAAGAATTACATAATTTTATTATCAATAAAACTGATTTAGTTTCTTCGCTATTTGGTTCACCTTGGCTAGCAAGCAAATTCCAAATTCGTGATTTAACAGTAAGTGACCCTGAAGAAAATTGGTTTGGGCAGTATCAAGAACGCGATGGCGTTGCCATTGATAGAGATACTGAAACTGCTGGTGATGGTAAACTTTATGACTTTCAAGTTGTACCTGCGGGGACTCCATTTATATTTCGCTCAGTTATTGAAAATGCTGAAGAATGGGAATTAGGGATGTTGATGATTGGCTTGCACCAGTTTCAAACTGAACAAGTTCCCCTTGGTGGTGGACGTTCTCGTGGATTGGGAGTTGTCAAGCTCATAATTAATGATATGAACTGGGTTGATGTCCGAAATGAAAATTATAAACGAGATAAAAATTACAAACCGCAAACAGACCCACAGAAAGTAAAAAATTATCTCAAAGCTTTGATTGATAGCAACCCTAACCCAACTTCTCCCTATATTGATGCCCAACCTTTAAAAAAAGCTTGGGCGGACACTTTTATTAATCACCTTTCTAGCGAACTGCATAAGCGCACCAATACCACAGCAACTTCTTCCAATCAAAATCATGCATAA
- the ltrA gene encoding group II intron reverse transcriptase/maturase → MQLKIVNVTGRTTDWNSVNWRNAFRVVRRLRQRIFKATIGGNLKKVGSLQKLLMRSYSNILLSVRRVTQLNQGSKTAGVDRLLVKTPAARGLLVDILTKFIPWKPLPVKRVYIRKSNGKQRPLGIPCIVDRCLQAIVKNALEPYWEAHFERTSYGFRPGRSCHDAIERIHSMSKANSTKKWVVDADIKGCFDNISHVPLINAIGNFPARKLIQQWLNAGYVDKSVFYDTNAGVPQGGIISPLLANIALHGMESALGIRYDKNGHTIGDRGIVRYADDLVVFCKSREDAVKAHDILQEFLFARGLTLSESKTHIVRLLDGFNFLGFHIRQYPDSTTKTGRKVLIKPSIESLQNIRDKIKQVWLDNKSCSVDFVIDKLNPIIRGIANYYRTVVSSQIFSSLDRWMFVRERRYAKRMHTKKNQSWYNRRYWGRLNLDRSDYWVFGNKRTGKHLLKFSWFNIRRHPMVKGAYSTDDPELKSYWENRQNIKSKSLIPSYHQLAQKQDFKCTVCGESLLKDEPIQKHHKIPCHQGGNDSYANLELVHYYCHQQIHSLVQKSNSELDDELSLW, encoded by the coding sequence GTGCAATTAAAAATTGTGAACGTAACCGGAAGAACTACTGACTGGAATAGCGTCAACTGGAGAAACGCGTTCCGAGTAGTTAGGCGACTAAGACAGAGAATTTTCAAGGCAACCATTGGCGGTAACTTGAAAAAGGTTGGCAGCCTTCAAAAGCTACTTATGCGTAGCTACTCTAATATACTACTTTCCGTTAGAAGAGTTACGCAACTAAACCAAGGCAGTAAAACAGCAGGGGTAGATAGATTACTGGTAAAAACCCCGGCAGCTAGAGGGTTGTTGGTGGATATCCTCACCAAATTTATTCCTTGGAAGCCGTTACCAGTCAAGCGGGTGTATATCCGTAAATCCAATGGAAAACAAAGACCACTCGGAATACCTTGTATTGTCGATAGATGTCTCCAAGCCATCGTCAAAAATGCCTTGGAACCCTATTGGGAAGCGCACTTTGAGCGCACTTCCTACGGCTTTAGACCGGGAAGGTCATGCCATGATGCGATTGAAAGGATACATTCAATGTCAAAAGCCAATTCCACTAAAAAGTGGGTGGTAGATGCGGACATCAAAGGTTGCTTTGATAACATCTCTCATGTGCCGCTAATTAATGCCATTGGTAATTTTCCAGCCAGAAAATTAATTCAACAATGGTTGAATGCGGGATATGTGGATAAAAGTGTTTTCTATGATACCAATGCTGGAGTACCTCAAGGTGGAATTATTTCACCGCTACTTGCGAATATAGCTTTGCATGGTATGGAATCTGCTCTCGGCATTCGCTACGATAAAAACGGTCATACAATTGGCGACCGAGGTATTGTACGCTACGCCGATGATTTGGTGGTGTTCTGCAAAAGTCGGGAAGATGCTGTAAAAGCCCATGATATCCTCCAAGAGTTTCTGTTTGCTAGAGGTCTAACTCTATCAGAGTCAAAAACCCACATAGTACGGCTATTGGATGGATTCAACTTTTTAGGCTTTCATATCAGACAATACCCTGATTCCACTACCAAAACAGGTAGGAAAGTATTAATCAAACCTAGCATTGAATCTTTGCAAAATATCCGGGATAAAATCAAACAAGTATGGCTTGATAACAAAAGTTGTAGTGTTGATTTTGTCATAGACAAGCTAAACCCAATTATTCGGGGCATAGCCAACTATTACCGGACTGTAGTTTCCTCGCAAATATTCAGTTCTCTAGATAGATGGATGTTTGTCAGGGAAAGAAGGTACGCCAAAAGAATGCACACCAAGAAAAATCAATCTTGGTATAACCGTCGTTATTGGGGAAGGCTAAACCTTGATAGAAGCGATTACTGGGTATTTGGTAACAAGCGCACGGGAAAACATTTACTTAAGTTTAGCTGGTTCAATATTAGGAGGCATCCAATGGTTAAAGGTGCTTATTCTACCGATGACCCAGAGCTAAAATCTTATTGGGAAAATCGGCAGAATATTAAATCTAAAAGTTTAATTCCTAGTTACCATCAGCTTGCCCAAAAACAAGATTTTAAGTGTACTGTCTGTGGAGAATCATTACTAAAAGATGAACCCATACAAAAGCACCATAAAATCCCTTGTCATCAAGGTGGGAACGATAGTTACGCTAATTTAGAATTAGTGCATTATTACTGTCATCAACAAATACATTCTCTAGTACAGAAATCCAATTCTGAACTCGACGATGAACTGAGTCTTTGGTAG
- a CDS encoding DUF305 domain-containing protein, translating to MQLLSLRNGFLALIFSAIASAGGLMTGCTSTASQNQSQAPKTTTTNANDEQMMNHGGGMMNHSMGMDLGPADANFDLRFIDAMIPHHQGAVEMAKEAQQKSKRPEIKKLADNIIKSQNQEITQMKQWRQAWYPKAGDKPMAYNSQMGHMMEMSSDQMKGMMMSQDLSAGDAEFDLRFINAMIPHHEGAVKMGQDALSKSKRPEINKLAQGIVKAQEIEIKQMQQWRKAWYNK from the coding sequence ATGCAACTGCTATCTTTGAGGAATGGATTTTTGGCGTTAATCTTTAGTGCGATCGCCTCAGCTGGTGGGTTAATGACAGGCTGTACTAGTACTGCTTCCCAGAACCAAAGCCAAGCGCCAAAGACAACCACCACCAATGCTAACGATGAGCAAATGATGAACCACGGTGGTGGCATGATGAATCACAGTATGGGAATGGATTTAGGCCCAGCCGATGCTAATTTTGATTTACGATTTATCGACGCTATGATACCGCACCATCAAGGGGCTGTGGAAATGGCTAAAGAAGCGCAGCAGAAATCAAAACGTCCTGAAATCAAAAAATTAGCAGACAACATCATCAAATCGCAAAACCAAGAAATCACTCAGATGAAGCAGTGGCGACAAGCTTGGTATCCCAAGGCGGGAGATAAACCAATGGCTTACAACAGCCAAATGGGTCACATGATGGAGATGTCATCCGATCAAATGAAAGGCATGATGATGAGTCAAGATTTAAGTGCAGGTGATGCTGAGTTTGATTTGCGCTTTATCAATGCTATGATTCCTCACCATGAAGGGGCTGTAAAAATGGGGCAAGATGCCTTAAGTAAGTCTAAGCGTCCTGAAATCAATAAATTGGCTCAAGGAATTGTTAAAGCTCAAGAGATAGAAATTAAACAAATGCAACAGTGGCGAAAAGCCTGGTACAACAAGTAA
- a CDS encoding RAMP superfamily CRISPR-associated protein — protein MANNSSRSQNFGGSNQERGPRPYDFVYFLNKPATSNSPPGHHKYLPNHLHGTLFLTLKVQTSLHISTGVVLMGSDINRENIPLIKTMVQGNDNELLIQGSSLKGCIRSVYEAITNSRVGVKPKNPNEYPKERLPATDKNQLCPTSIVFGASGEKWGWQGLITIQDAHCEVRGFEVGFMPNLWRPRPDENQAYYDERKTVGWKFYYNMKNSIDKGLDNGIPVQVAFRNDEFSTQVNFRNLKPEELGTLLIALGQDKNYPLVLKVGAGKPIGMGSMSVDITEAEILQNQADLHNRYTSLALPENQVLTDESLNVFIQNKIQQAHEVLIEQTQLKKLSEILSPSTNRIPHESY, from the coding sequence ATGGCTAACAATTCCTCCCGTTCTCAAAATTTTGGTGGCTCAAATCAAGAACGCGGCCCCAGACCATACGATTTTGTTTATTTTCTTAACAAACCAGCAACTTCAAATAGTCCTCCCGGACACCATAAATATTTACCTAACCATTTACATGGCACTTTATTTCTTACCCTAAAAGTTCAGACATCACTGCACATTTCAACTGGTGTAGTGCTGATGGGAAGTGATATTAATCGAGAAAACATTCCTTTAATCAAAACAATGGTTCAAGGGAATGACAACGAACTATTAATTCAAGGTAGTTCTTTAAAAGGTTGTATCCGTTCAGTTTATGAAGCAATTACTAATAGTCGTGTGGGAGTCAAGCCCAAAAACCCTAATGAATACCCCAAAGAACGTCTACCAGCCACTGATAAAAACCAACTTTGTCCTACTAGTATAGTTTTTGGTGCATCTGGGGAAAAATGGGGATGGCAAGGGCTGATAACAATTCAGGATGCTCATTGTGAAGTGAGAGGTTTTGAAGTTGGTTTTATGCCTAATCTTTGGAGACCAAGACCGGATGAAAATCAGGCATATTATGACGAGAGGAAAACCGTAGGTTGGAAGTTTTATTACAATATGAAAAATTCTATTGACAAAGGTTTAGATAATGGTATTCCTGTCCAAGTAGCATTTAGAAATGACGAATTTAGCACTCAAGTAAATTTTAGAAATCTCAAGCCAGAAGAATTAGGAACTTTATTGATTGCTTTGGGACAAGATAAAAACTATCCTCTAGTCTTAAAAGTTGGTGCCGGTAAGCCGATTGGGATGGGGAGTATGAGCGTAGACATCACTGAAGCTGAAATCCTTCAAAATCAAGCTGATTTACATAATCGCTATACGTCTTTGGCTCTACCAGAGAATCAAGTTTTAACTGATGAATCGCTCAATGTTTTCATTCAAAATAAAATTCAACAAGCACATGAAGTATTAATTGAACAAACTCAATTAAAAAAACTATCAGAAATTCTCAGTCCTTCTACTAATCGTATCCCTCACGAAAGTTATTAA
- a CDS encoding YgiT-type zinc finger protein has translation MYGYRCEYCQGTVQPRIVKREVFKYRDGFVILEDVTIGVCDTCGNRYYSSDIFHAVHAVATGAKPPERTEQIPVTHLESV, from the coding sequence ATGTATGGATATAGATGCGAGTATTGCCAAGGAACTGTTCAACCTCGAATTGTCAAGCGCGAGGTATTTAAATATAGAGATGGATTTGTCATCCTCGAAGATGTGACGATTGGTGTTTGTGATACTTGTGGCAATCGATACTACTCATCTGATATTTTTCATGCGGTTCATGCTGTTGCAACTGGAGCCAAACCCCCTGAAAGAACTGAACAAATTCCGGTCACTCATCTAGAATCAGTATAA
- a CDS encoding type II toxin-antitoxin system RelE family toxin encodes MMLNSNSDSDIPQSENIEFEIQLTPLALEMLENIKDKRHQKVLSSRIDKLKTDPEKQGKPLTGKLINYRSVRAVGQRYRILYKVEIDKVVVLVVGVGLRKESDEGDIYNLLQKLI; translated from the coding sequence ATGATGCTAAACTCAAACTCGGACTCTGATATACCACAGTCTGAGAATATTGAATTTGAAATTCAGTTAACACCTCTAGCATTAGAGATGTTAGAAAATATTAAAGATAAACGTCACCAGAAAGTTTTAAGTTCACGTATTGATAAGTTAAAAACAGATCCAGAAAAACAGGGAAAACCTTTAACTGGAAAGCTTATCAATTATCGTAGTGTTAGGGCTGTTGGTCAGCGCTATCGTATACTTTACAAAGTAGAAATTGATAAAGTGGTAGTATTGGTTGTTGGTGTAGGCTTACGAAAAGAAAGTGATGAAGGGGATATTTATAATCTATTGCAGAAATTAATATAA
- a CDS encoding RAMP superfamily CRISPR-associated protein, translating to MHKRFVNHCTLDLTIIPDGPILIKSGREGADPTKPQMEFVETFHAGGRTIYLPGSSLKGAIRAHAERIVRTVGHPEYEKPSDSKLIWANNPLDTDKYDYLYENPQAEQGVKKKLSAPRIYKESSFTDQIFGNIAIASRFRIQDAYPDTSVPVKIEERNGVAIDRVFGSVAHGPFDYQVCTSGAFKTKIHLKNFSLAQLGLIALVLRDLDAGWFGIGFAKSRGLGIVRLEYNSAIVQYPGCILRDKQIYSFGSSTPWDKVYLLGAGEFLRGDNGNPYNFPINDQEKQEVKDISPTAMDFNFGVQLRWEGDGKNGVPDLFTKAVAAWSKLLQTGGAVCAS from the coding sequence ATGCATAAGCGATTTGTTAACCACTGCACACTTGACCTGACAATTATTCCAGATGGCCCTATTTTGATTAAATCTGGTCGAGAAGGTGCAGACCCCACTAAACCCCAGATGGAATTTGTCGAAACTTTCCATGCTGGCGGACGCACAATTTATCTTCCTGGCAGTTCCCTCAAAGGTGCAATTCGCGCCCACGCAGAACGTATTGTGAGAACGGTAGGTCATCCTGAATATGAAAAACCATCTGACTCGAAACTTATTTGGGCGAACAATCCGTTGGATACTGATAAATACGATTATTTATATGAAAATCCTCAAGCTGAACAAGGAGTAAAAAAGAAATTATCCGCACCAAGAATATACAAAGAATCATCCTTCACCGATCAGATATTTGGCAATATTGCGATCGCCAGCCGTTTCCGTATTCAAGATGCTTATCCTGATACCTCAGTACCAGTAAAAATCGAAGAACGTAATGGTGTCGCCATTGATAGAGTATTTGGTTCGGTAGCACACGGGCCTTTTGATTATCAAGTTTGCACCAGTGGCGCGTTTAAAACCAAAATCCACCTAAAAAACTTTTCGCTGGCACAGTTAGGATTAATTGCACTTGTGTTACGTGACTTAGATGCAGGCTGGTTTGGCATTGGGTTTGCGAAATCACGGGGGTTGGGTATAGTTCGCCTAGAGTACAACAGCGCTATTGTGCAGTACCCAGGTTGCATATTGCGCGACAAGCAAATTTACTCATTTGGCAGTTCAACGCCGTGGGATAAGGTTTATCTTTTAGGGGCTGGAGAATTTTTACGAGGTGATAACGGCAATCCTTATAATTTCCCAATTAACGACCAAGAAAAACAAGAAGTAAAAGATATTTCACCAACAGCAATGGATTTTAACTTTGGCGTACAACTGCGTTGGGAAGGTGATGGTAAAAATGGTGTCCCAGATTTATTTACCAAAGCTGTTGCTGCTTGGAGTAAGTTGCTGCAAACTGGAGGTGCGGTATGTGCTTCGTAG
- a CDS encoding DUF2281 domain-containing protein, which produces MTICETTIAKLQQLSEPLLQEVTDFIDFVIHKHQIKITDSQANETLVGKWSQWFETVDSLDVSPPEAVNNYQQLLLNKYRQQGLEHGR; this is translated from the coding sequence ATGACTATTTGTGAAACTACCATTGCAAAATTGCAGCAACTTTCCGAACCACTCCTGCAAGAAGTGACCGATTTCATTGACTTTGTTATCCACAAACATCAAATTAAAATTACTGACAGTCAGGCTAATGAAACGCTTGTGGGAAAATGGTCACAATGGTTTGAAACTGTGGATTCCCTAGACGTATCTCCACCTGAAGCAGTCAACAACTATCAGCAACTCCTACTCAACAAGTATCGGCAACAAGGGCTAGAGCATGGAAGATGA
- a CDS encoding type II toxin-antitoxin system Phd/YefM family antitoxin, which yields MLKYLTITEAQEQLLDLPDDLKEDPIIITKYGKPVIAAISFEKYESLLETLEILSDKEFTQELQESIAQGERGETISWNDAKLKLGL from the coding sequence ATGCTAAAATACCTAACAATTACAGAAGCACAAGAGCAACTTCTAGATTTACCAGACGATTTAAAAGAAGATCCAATAATTATTACCAAATATGGTAAACCAGTAATAGCTGCAATTAGTTTTGAGAAATATGAATCTTTACTAGAAACTCTGGAAATTTTATCTGATAAAGAATTTACCCAAGAATTACAAGAAAGTATAGCTCAAGGGGAGAGAGGAGAAACTATTAGTTGGAATGATGCTAAACTCAAACTCGGACTCTGA
- a CDS encoding BrnT family toxin — MDVYFVLNGVTFVWNEEKAWINPSNHDGVTFQQATEAFFDPFLVVVDASRNDEERDAVIGLDRRWNLLYVV, encoded by the coding sequence ATGGATGTGTATTTCGTGCTTAATGGTGTCACTTTCGTTTGGAACGAAGAAAAAGCTTGGATAAATCCCAGCAATCATGATGGCGTGACATTTCAGCAAGCCACAGAAGCATTTTTCGATCCGTTTTTAGTAGTTGTTGATGCAAGTCGCAATGATGAAGAAAGAGATGCTGTTATTGGCTTAGACAGACGATGGAATCTTCTGTATGTCGTATAA